From one Lactiplantibacillus paraplantarum genomic stretch:
- a CDS encoding bacteriocin immunity protein has protein sequence MDMDAQKLFTLVDAAYNQPITNQPSDSYRQALLAAAIDLNNNVSPQQVTIKLYQAYYRNYMVPMTLPRQHRDLYQYVHTQLQCLTRTEQRNMALGYGLIATHLTFGPLN, from the coding sequence ATGGATATGGACGCTCAAAAATTATTTACCTTAGTAGACGCTGCTTATAATCAACCGATTACCAATCAACCATCCGATTCCTACCGCCAAGCGTTACTGGCAGCTGCCATCGACCTGAATAACAACGTTTCGCCACAGCAAGTAACCATCAAGCTATATCAAGCCTATTATCGTAACTATATGGTACCAATGACCCTACCACGCCAGCATCGTGACCTCTACCAATACGTGCATACCCAATTACAGTGCCTCACGCGCACAGAACAGCGCAATATGGCACTTGGTTATGGTCTGATTGCGACGCACCTAACATTTGGCCCCTTAAACTGA
- a CDS encoding alpha/beta hydrolase: MNRTRMLAGIGTPVAIFSTALLASEKLYDFAFKRVDYVPETSADKQKYADAYYAYVDWLHRQPVQQWQLNVNDADNHLVAQYVPAKTASERTVIISHGYKGDGETMANYAYMFHQMGYNVLLPDDRGHGQSAGKYISFGWQDRRDYLGWIDKVIRLNGVHTEIILFGVSMGGATVEMVSGEHLPNQVKAIIADCGYTSVEEELAYLLKRQFHLPKYPFVPMVSFINRHRMGYYLSDVSSVEQLRRNHRPIFFIHGEQDIYVPSWMLKKNYQAANEPKQMWQVPNATHAESFWIDPAEYQNHITAFLDHYVPHN, encoded by the coding sequence ATGAATAGAACACGCATGCTGGCCGGGATTGGTACCCCAGTGGCCATCTTTTCAACTGCCTTATTAGCGAGTGAAAAACTCTATGATTTCGCTTTCAAACGCGTTGATTACGTTCCCGAAACTTCCGCGGATAAGCAAAAATACGCTGATGCCTATTACGCTTATGTCGATTGGCTACATCGGCAGCCCGTACAACAATGGCAATTGAACGTCAATGATGCCGATAACCACCTTGTCGCCCAGTATGTACCGGCCAAAACAGCTAGTGAGCGAACCGTCATTATTTCCCATGGCTACAAGGGTGATGGCGAAACTATGGCTAACTACGCTTACATGTTCCATCAGATGGGTTACAATGTCTTACTTCCTGATGACCGCGGTCACGGTCAAAGCGCTGGTAAATATATTAGTTTTGGCTGGCAAGATCGTCGTGATTATCTTGGCTGGATCGACAAAGTCATCCGTCTTAACGGCGTCCACACTGAAATCATCTTATTTGGCGTCAGCATGGGCGGTGCCACCGTTGAAATGGTCAGCGGCGAACATTTGCCAAACCAAGTTAAGGCAATTATTGCCGACTGTGGTTATACCAGTGTCGAAGAAGAGCTCGCTTACTTATTAAAGCGCCAATTTCACCTACCAAAGTACCCCTTCGTACCGATGGTCAGTTTTATTAATCGTCATCGCATGGGGTATTATCTGAGTGATGTCAGCTCAGTTGAGCAACTCAGGCGCAACCACCGGCCAATCTTTTTCATTCACGGTGAACAGGATATCTACGTCCCCAGTTGGATGCTAAAAAAGAATTACCAAGCAGCTAATGAACCTAAACAAATGTGGCAAGTTCCCAACGCCACTCACGCTGAGAGTTTTTGGATCGATCCCGCTGAATATCAAAACCATATTACAGCATTTTTAGATCACTACGTTCCACACAATTAA
- a CDS encoding GMP reductase yields the protein MEIFDYEDIQLIPNKCVINSRSEADTTVELGGRRFKIPVVPANMATVINDDIAKWLASNDYFYIMHRFAPETRRAFIETMHAAQLYASISVGVKASEYDFINDLAVNQIVPEYITIDIAHGHADSVIAMIKHIKDVLPDSFVIAGNVATPAAVRDLENAGADATKVGVGPGKACITKVKTGFGTGGWQLAAVRWCAKAARKPIIADGGVRTNGDIAKSIRFGATMVMIGSMLAGHQESPGNILKIDGKTYKQYYGSASETQKGEHKNVEGKQMLVPYRGRLVDTLNEMQEDLQSSISYSGGRDLKAITKCDYVVVKNSIYNGD from the coding sequence ATGGAAATTTTTGATTACGAAGACATTCAACTAATTCCGAACAAGTGTGTCATTAATAGCCGTTCGGAAGCTGACACGACTGTAGAACTGGGTGGCCGCCGCTTCAAAATTCCGGTGGTACCTGCTAATATGGCGACCGTTATCAATGACGACATTGCCAAGTGGCTCGCTTCTAACGACTACTTCTACATCATGCATCGTTTTGCTCCAGAGACTCGGCGAGCCTTTATCGAGACGATGCACGCTGCTCAATTGTATGCATCAATTTCGGTCGGCGTCAAAGCTAGTGAATACGATTTTATCAACGATCTGGCCGTTAATCAGATTGTACCTGAATACATCACGATTGATATTGCACATGGTCATGCTGACAGTGTCATTGCAATGATCAAGCACATCAAAGACGTCCTTCCAGATAGTTTTGTAATTGCCGGAAATGTGGCCACACCAGCCGCGGTGCGTGACCTTGAGAACGCTGGCGCTGATGCAACCAAAGTTGGCGTTGGTCCAGGTAAAGCTTGCATTACTAAGGTCAAGACCGGCTTTGGGACTGGCGGCTGGCAATTAGCTGCTGTCCGGTGGTGTGCTAAGGCCGCTCGCAAACCAATCATCGCAGATGGTGGCGTGCGGACCAACGGCGACATCGCCAAGTCGATCCGCTTCGGTGCTACCATGGTCATGATTGGTTCAATGTTAGCCGGACACCAAGAATCACCCGGTAACATTTTGAAGATTGATGGTAAAACTTATAAGCAATACTACGGTTCCGCCAGTGAAACCCAAAAAGGTGAACATAAAAACGTGGAGGGCAAGCAAATGCTCGTCCCTTACCGTGGTCGCTTAGTCGATACCTTGAATGAAATGCAAGAAGACTTACAATCATCCATCTCGTATTCAGGCGGCCGGGATTTGAAGGCCATCACCAAGTGCGACTACGTGGTAGTTAAGAACTCGATTTATAATGGGGACTAA
- a CDS encoding tyrosine-protein phosphatase — translation MEHNRVLRLEHGINFRELGGYENTAGQTIKWQKLLRCGGMSLLTNRDLTYLDDYGLRYDIDLRQANEAEMSPDRYPKRTKYLNTSVYPFTDNRRFDRRLKRLIKRMVVDDSFNAQTYAQMVTDSHAVKVWQNLFATLLANDQPDQSVLFHCAAGKDRTGVAGALIMTALDVPRETIMQDYLLTNAVFMAADSMDTATIITKANAGDLASQFNVAMAVEADNMKMVFRVFDDLYGNGIGYLREVLGLSVADINNLRQLYLND, via the coding sequence ATGGAACACAATCGGGTCTTACGATTAGAACATGGCATTAATTTCCGGGAACTGGGTGGCTATGAAAATACCGCTGGTCAGACAATCAAATGGCAAAAACTGCTGCGTTGCGGCGGTATGTCACTACTCACCAACCGCGATCTTACCTACTTAGATGACTACGGTCTCCGTTACGACATTGATCTACGCCAAGCCAATGAAGCTGAGATGTCCCCAGACCGCTATCCTAAGCGCACTAAGTATCTCAATACATCCGTCTATCCATTTACCGACAATCGCCGGTTTGATCGGCGTTTAAAACGGCTCATCAAACGGATGGTCGTCGACGATTCGTTCAATGCCCAAACATACGCACAAATGGTCACGGACAGCCACGCCGTGAAAGTCTGGCAAAACTTGTTTGCGACCCTACTTGCTAATGACCAGCCCGACCAGTCGGTACTCTTTCACTGTGCTGCTGGTAAAGATCGCACGGGCGTGGCAGGAGCCCTTATCATGACCGCCTTGGACGTCCCCCGCGAGACGATTATGCAGGACTACCTACTCACCAACGCCGTCTTCATGGCTGCAGACAGCATGGACACCGCTACGATCATTACAAAGGCCAATGCTGGTGACCTTGCCAGTCAATTCAACGTTGCTATGGCCGTTGAAGCCGACAATATGAAAATGGTCTTTCGGGTTTTCGACGACCTCTACGGCAATGGTATTGGTTATTTACGAGAAGTGCTTGGGTTATCCGTAGCGGATATTAATAATTTGCGCCAATTGTACTTGAACGACTAG
- a CDS encoding phytoene/squalene synthase family protein: MIQTNLKFEQHRADFDYCQSITKQSSNAFYTAFSKLPQTRAWSIYAVYAFCRTADDLVDIHHDIAGLVALRRSLTDFAAGHIPNHPMWRALAVVFETYDMNIDAFFDMLSGQEQDANFTQPTTQRELERYCYYVAGSVGLMILPMLATNHQTITQPAIHLGIAMQLTNILRDIGEDYQHGRIYLPTECLHHYQLQSTALGAHTPSTHFIELWEHEAQIAMTNYESALTMLPTIDPVARPSLLAATALYRELLIVAREQQYPVLTQRVFLTTNRKTQVLQQVATTIQALTIH, from the coding sequence ATGATCCAGACCAACCTTAAGTTCGAACAACACCGTGCCGATTTTGATTACTGTCAATCAATTACAAAACAGTCCTCGAATGCATTTTATACCGCTTTTTCAAAATTACCACAGACCCGCGCATGGAGCATTTACGCCGTCTATGCCTTTTGCCGAACAGCGGATGATCTCGTTGATATTCACCACGATATCGCAGGTCTGGTAGCGCTACGGCGATCTCTAACTGACTTTGCCGCTGGCCACATTCCTAATCACCCAATGTGGCGCGCCCTAGCAGTTGTATTTGAGACTTACGATATGAATATCGATGCCTTTTTCGACATGCTTAGCGGTCAAGAACAAGACGCCAACTTTACACAACCGACAACGCAACGAGAACTAGAACGCTATTGTTATTACGTTGCTGGCTCAGTTGGCTTAATGATTCTGCCAATGCTGGCTACTAATCATCAAACCATTACTCAACCAGCTATCCACTTAGGAATCGCCATGCAATTAACGAATATATTGCGAGATATTGGTGAAGATTACCAACATGGCCGCATTTATTTGCCAACTGAATGTCTGCATCATTATCAGCTCCAATCGACAGCTCTAGGGGCACATACTCCTTCCACACACTTTATTGAGCTCTGGGAACATGAAGCACAAATTGCAATGACTAATTATGAATCAGCCTTAACCATGCTGCCGACCATCGATCCCGTCGCTCGGCCATCACTGCTGGCAGCAACGGCCCTTTACCGTGAGTTATTGATAGTTGCTCGTGAACAACAATACCCGGTATTAACACAACGAGTATTCCTAACCACCAACCGAAAAACGCAGGTGCTTCAACAAGTTGCTACCACCATTCAAGCATTAACGATCCACTGA
- a CDS encoding glycerate kinase codes for MHALIAIDSFKNSITSIQANQLVAKRFAAHGITTTQVAIADGGEGTVAAWLANHAGGQAITASTVDLAQRPLTAMYGYFAAEKIAVIEVAAASGIQFVTPTLTPLVTNTYGTGMLIKDAIERGARKIILGLGGSGTVDGGAGILRALGYRFMAADGQELDMTGADLSRITRIDDQDILPQLAGVTFISAADVTNPLTGPNGAAKIFGPQKGLPADHVQTHDRALAHYMTVASGTVSAHEGDGAAGGIGFALRYFLHAQVQSGFQLLAAMSQLKTKVAQADLVISGEGQVDDQSFMGKVPIQLSQLAQTAGKPCYLLVGRQKGTNETFAKQGVTAVLPIVDQVMTLDQAMAQGPANLERMADRLARIISCS; via the coding sequence ATGCACGCTTTAATCGCGATTGATTCATTTAAAAATTCCATCACTAGCATCCAAGCGAACCAGCTAGTGGCTAAACGGTTCGCAGCTCATGGAATCACAACAACCCAAGTAGCCATCGCGGATGGTGGTGAGGGGACAGTGGCAGCGTGGTTAGCCAATCATGCTGGTGGTCAAGCTATCACAGCGTCAACGGTGGATCTGGCACAACGACCATTAACGGCCATGTACGGTTACTTTGCTGCCGAAAAGATAGCTGTGATCGAAGTTGCGGCGGCTTCAGGAATTCAGTTCGTAACGCCGACGTTAACCCCGTTGGTAACGAATACTTATGGAACGGGGATGCTGATCAAGGATGCGATTGAGCGCGGGGCGCGTAAAATTATTCTGGGGTTAGGTGGTAGCGGCACAGTTGACGGTGGTGCTGGGATACTGCGGGCCCTCGGGTATCGATTTATGGCGGCCGATGGTCAGGAATTAGACATGACTGGCGCCGATTTAAGTCGCATCACCCGGATTGATGATCAGGATATCTTGCCACAATTAGCGGGAGTGACATTTATTAGTGCGGCGGACGTAACCAATCCGTTAACAGGGCCGAATGGAGCGGCGAAGATTTTTGGCCCACAAAAGGGCTTACCGGCAGATCACGTTCAGACTCACGATCGCGCCTTGGCGCATTATATGACGGTCGCAAGTGGTACGGTAAGTGCTCATGAAGGCGATGGGGCCGCTGGTGGGATTGGTTTTGCTTTGCGCTACTTTTTACACGCCCAAGTTCAATCTGGATTTCAACTACTGGCTGCAATGAGCCAGCTTAAGACGAAGGTGGCCCAAGCGGACTTGGTTATTTCTGGTGAAGGGCAAGTGGATGATCAGAGTTTTATGGGGAAAGTACCGATACAGCTCAGTCAATTAGCGCAGACGGCCGGCAAACCGTGTTATTTATTAGTTGGTCGGCAAAAAGGGACTAACGAAACGTTTGCTAAGCAAGGTGTCACGGCCGTATTACCGATTGTCGATCAGGTCATGACTTTAGATCAGGCAATGGCGCAAGGACCAGCCAATCTTGAACGGATGGCGGATCGGTTAGCACGGATTATTAGTTGCTCATAA
- a CDS encoding adenylosuccinate synthase — protein MASVVVVGSQWGDEGKGKITDFLSQEADVVSRYQGGDNAGHTIVFNGQTFKLRLIPSGIFFHDKLAVIGNGVVLNPKSLVEELQYLRDNGVNPDNLRISNRAHVILPYHITLDGAQEKAKAGGKIGTTNKGIGPAYMDKAERIGIRVADLLDKDTFAALLKRNLAEKNQIITKLYDLEPLKFEDIFDDYYAYGQTLKPFVTDTSVVINDALDNGQRVLFEGAQGVMLDIDQGTYPYVTSSNPVAGGVTIGSGVGPSKIDNCVGVLKAYTSRVGDGPFPTELFDEVGDFIRETAHEYGTVTKRPRRIGWFDSVVLRHAKRVSGFTHLSLNCLDVLTGLKTIKVCTAYDLNGETIYHYPASLKELEACKPIYEELPGWDEDITGVKTFEELPTNAQNYLRKLETLVGVKIATFSVGPDREQTNVIDHDIWG, from the coding sequence ATGGCATCAGTCGTAGTAGTAGGTAGCCAGTGGGGCGATGAAGGTAAAGGAAAGATCACGGACTTTTTGAGTCAGGAAGCAGATGTGGTATCACGTTACCAAGGCGGCGATAATGCCGGCCACACCATCGTATTTAATGGGCAAACTTTCAAATTACGGCTGATTCCATCAGGGATTTTCTTCCATGATAAGCTAGCCGTCATTGGAAATGGCGTTGTCTTAAATCCCAAGTCATTAGTTGAAGAATTACAATACTTGCGGGATAACGGCGTCAACCCGGATAACCTCCGCATTTCTAATCGGGCCCATGTTATCTTGCCTTACCACATCACGCTAGATGGTGCTCAAGAAAAAGCCAAAGCTGGCGGTAAGATTGGAACGACTAATAAAGGAATCGGCCCGGCTTACATGGATAAGGCGGAACGAATCGGAATTCGCGTAGCCGATCTGCTTGATAAGGACACTTTTGCGGCCTTACTCAAACGCAACTTAGCTGAAAAGAACCAAATCATTACCAAGCTTTATGATTTAGAACCACTTAAATTTGAAGATATTTTTGATGACTATTACGCCTATGGTCAGACCTTGAAACCATTCGTGACCGATACTTCCGTTGTCATTAATGACGCGCTAGATAACGGTCAACGCGTGCTATTCGAAGGTGCTCAAGGTGTTATGTTGGATATTGACCAAGGGACTTACCCTTACGTTACTTCATCTAACCCGGTTGCCGGTGGCGTTACTATTGGGAGCGGCGTTGGCCCATCTAAGATCGACAACTGTGTTGGGGTCTTAAAAGCCTACACTTCCCGCGTTGGTGACGGTCCATTCCCAACTGAACTCTTTGACGAAGTCGGTGATTTCATTCGTGAAACGGCTCATGAATACGGGACCGTTACTAAACGTCCTCGGCGGATTGGTTGGTTCGATAGCGTTGTATTACGACACGCCAAACGGGTCTCTGGGTTTACTCATCTCAGTTTGAACTGCTTAGACGTCTTAACGGGCTTAAAGACCATCAAGGTATGTACCGCTTACGACTTAAACGGCGAAACCATCTATCACTACCCTGCTAGCCTTAAAGAACTAGAAGCTTGCAAACCTATCTACGAAGAACTTCCTGGCTGGGACGAAGACATCACTGGCGTTAAAACCTTTGAGGAGCTACCAACTAACGCTCAGAACTACTTGCGTAAATTGGAGACACTTGTTGGCGTTAAAATTGCCACTTTCTCCGTTGGTCCCGATCGCGAACAAACGAACGTTATCGATCACGATATTTGGGGCTAA
- the purB gene encoding adenylosuccinate lyase: MIDRYTRPEMGKVWSLENQYQAWLEVEIAADEAWAELGKIPASDVAKIRENAKFDVDRIAEIEAVTHHDVVAFTRDVSESLGAERKWVHYGLTSTDVVDTAQGYRLKQANAIIRQDLQDLRATLAQQAKKYKYTVEMGRTHGVHAEPTTFGLKIARWYSEINRDIERFEHAAAGVEAGKISGAVGTFANIPPFVEEFVCKQLGLRAQEISTQVLPRDLHAEYIASLALIATSVEVFATEIRGLQKSETHEVEEFFNKGQKGSSAMPHKRNPIGSENVTGLARVIRGHMMTAYEDVPLWHERDISHSSAERIILPDTTILVDYILTRINKIIKTLTVFPERMKQNMDATYGLIYSQRVLLKLIDTGMSRESAYDLVQPLTAKSWDEQLQFKPLVEGNAEIREHLDQAAIDDAFDYHYHLRHVDDIFKRLGLDD; the protein is encoded by the coding sequence ATGATTGATCGTTATACGCGTCCCGAGATGGGCAAAGTATGGTCGCTAGAAAATCAGTATCAAGCATGGTTAGAAGTGGAAATTGCCGCAGATGAGGCTTGGGCTGAATTGGGAAAGATTCCGGCAAGTGATGTTGCTAAAATTCGAGAGAATGCCAAGTTTGATGTTGATCGGATCGCGGAGATCGAAGCCGTGACGCATCATGATGTAGTTGCCTTTACGCGCGACGTGTCTGAATCATTAGGCGCAGAACGTAAGTGGGTCCACTATGGTTTAACGAGTACTGATGTTGTCGATACGGCGCAAGGCTACCGGTTGAAGCAGGCCAATGCGATTATTCGCCAAGACTTACAAGATTTACGGGCGACACTAGCACAACAAGCGAAAAAGTATAAATATACGGTGGAAATGGGCCGGACACACGGCGTCCACGCTGAACCAACCACGTTTGGATTGAAGATTGCCCGGTGGTATTCTGAAATTAATCGGGATATTGAACGTTTTGAACACGCAGCGGCAGGGGTTGAAGCTGGCAAGATCAGTGGTGCTGTTGGAACGTTTGCGAATATTCCACCATTTGTTGAAGAATTTGTCTGCAAGCAGCTCGGGTTACGGGCACAAGAAATTTCGACGCAAGTCTTGCCACGTGATTTACATGCAGAATACATTGCTAGTTTGGCCTTGATTGCTACCAGCGTTGAAGTATTTGCAACCGAAATTCGTGGGTTGCAAAAATCTGAAACTCATGAAGTGGAAGAATTCTTCAATAAGGGGCAGAAGGGTTCGTCAGCAATGCCGCATAAACGAAATCCCATCGGTTCTGAAAATGTCACGGGGCTAGCGCGGGTCATCCGGGGGCACATGATGACGGCTTATGAGGATGTGCCATTGTGGCATGAACGGGACATCTCCCATTCTTCTGCGGAACGAATCATCTTACCAGACACCACGATTTTAGTGGATTACATCTTAACTCGGATCAATAAGATTATTAAGACCCTGACGGTGTTCCCAGAACGGATGAAGCAAAACATGGATGCGACTTACGGGTTGATTTATAGTCAGCGTGTCTTGCTTAAATTGATTGATACGGGGATGTCACGTGAAAGTGCTTATGACCTCGTTCAGCCACTGACAGCTAAGTCGTGGGATGAACAGTTGCAATTTAAGCCGCTCGTTGAAGGTAATGCCGAAATCCGTGAGCATTTGGATCAAGCCGCCATTGATGATGCGTTTGATTATCATTACCATCTGCGCCATGTTGACGATATTTTCAAGCGATTAGGATTAGACGATTAA
- a CDS encoding dihydrolipoyl dehydrogenase family protein has translation MTDKYDYDVLYIGAGHATFDGAAPLAKTGVRVGVIESDLIGGTCPNRGCNAKITLDEPVKLTREAARLNDILSSAPTINWTANVAHKQEIIDPLPTGLKARLEDGGATIIHGHATFKDTHTVVIDDQQTITAEKIVIATGLKPHRLDIPGTKLAHDSSDFMNLKQLPQNIVIIGAGYIGMEFATIANATGAKVTVMLHGDQALRDFYQPFVAQVVADLTERGVTFIKNANVQAFTQQDNQLQVSYGDHQQLTTDWILDATGRIPNLDGLGLDRIGVKYDRHGVSVNDHLQTNVPNIYAAGDVLANDLPKVTPAAYFESKYLMRLFSGQTNDPIDYPVIPSVVFTSPRIAQAGMKIPAAEKAGLTVSDNDLADYWYYQVSKEPIAASKQVHDQNGHLVGVTEISDQAEDAVNALLPAIEYQLDREQIERLIGIFPTIGYAAWHRA, from the coding sequence ATGACAGACAAGTATGATTACGATGTATTATACATTGGTGCGGGCCACGCTACGTTTGATGGGGCTGCGCCGCTCGCTAAAACTGGTGTCCGGGTCGGTGTTATTGAAAGTGATCTAATTGGGGGCACCTGCCCCAACCGCGGGTGTAACGCCAAAATCACCCTTGATGAACCCGTTAAATTAACGCGAGAAGCAGCACGCCTCAATGATATTTTAAGTAGTGCTCCGACCATTAATTGGACGGCCAACGTGGCCCATAAACAAGAGATTATTGATCCCTTACCAACAGGCCTAAAAGCCCGCTTGGAAGATGGTGGCGCAACGATCATCCATGGTCACGCCACGTTCAAGGACACTCACACCGTTGTCATTGATGATCAGCAAACCATTACTGCCGAAAAGATCGTCATTGCGACCGGTCTAAAGCCCCATCGACTGGATATTCCAGGTACCAAACTTGCCCATGACAGTAGTGACTTTATGAATCTCAAGCAGCTGCCACAAAACATCGTGATTATTGGGGCTGGCTATATTGGTATGGAATTCGCTACCATCGCTAATGCAACCGGTGCCAAGGTGACGGTCATGTTACATGGCGACCAGGCCCTCCGTGATTTTTACCAACCATTCGTTGCACAAGTGGTTGCCGATTTAACCGAACGTGGGGTAACCTTCATCAAAAATGCCAACGTACAAGCATTTACCCAGCAGGACAACCAGCTCCAAGTTAGCTATGGTGACCACCAGCAATTGACCACCGATTGGATCTTAGACGCGACTGGTCGGATTCCAAACTTAGATGGTTTAGGCTTAGACCGGATTGGCGTCAAATATGACCGCCACGGCGTTTCTGTCAACGACCACTTGCAAACCAACGTTCCTAACATCTATGCAGCCGGTGATGTCCTTGCCAATGACTTGCCAAAGGTCACACCAGCAGCCTACTTTGAGTCCAAATACTTGATGCGCTTATTCTCCGGCCAAACCAACGACCCGATTGATTATCCAGTAATTCCATCGGTCGTCTTCACTTCGCCACGAATTGCGCAAGCTGGCATGAAAATACCAGCTGCTGAAAAGGCCGGTTTAACCGTCAGTGATAACGACTTAGCTGATTACTGGTATTATCAAGTCTCCAAGGAACCAATTGCCGCTAGCAAACAAGTCCATGATCAGAATGGTCATCTCGTTGGCGTAACTGAAATCAGTGACCAAGCTGAAGATGCCGTCAACGCATTACTTCCGGCCATTGAATACCAGTTAGACCGTGAACAGATCGAACGCCTAATTGGCATTTTCCCAACTATCGGCTACGCAGCTTGGCACCGGGCTTAA